TGCCCAATCCCCGATCCCCAATCCCCTGTATCATGGCAACTCTAGAATTAAAAAACCTCAATAAAACCTACTCACCTAAAGTTGTTCCAGTCAAAGACATTAGTTTAACCGTAGATGATAATGAATTTCTGACTTTGCTTGGGCCAAGTGGGTGTGGTAAGTCGACGACTTTGAGGATGATTGCAGGATTGGAAGAAGTCACTCGCGGTCACATCATCCTTGGGAACGAAAATATCACCTTTAAGCGCCCAGGCGATCGCAATATGGCGATGGTATTTCAAAGCTACGCCCTTTATCCCCACATGACGGTGTACGATAACCTCGCCTCTGGAATGAAATTGAAAAAAGTTCCTCATGCCAAAATTAAACACCGAGTTGCTGAAGTCGCAGAAATTCTCGGCTTAGAAGAATTATTGCAGCGTAAACCTGGGCAATTATCTGGTGGACAAAGACAGCGGGTTGCAGTTGGTCGAGCATTAGTACGTAATGCCCAGGTATATTTATTAGATGAACCCTTGAGTAACCTAGATGCACTATTAAGAGAACGAGTCCGCGCTGATATCAAGCAAATATTTGCTGCCCAACAAGTGCCAGTGGTTTATGTCACCCATGACCAAACAGAAGCGATGACGCTTTCAACCAAAGTTGCAGTCCTGAATAACGGCTATGTGCAGCAACTAGATTCACCCGCACGCATATATAATCATCCAGCGAATTTATTTGTAGCTGGTTTTGTGGGCA
Above is a genomic segment from Fischerella sp. JS2 containing:
- a CDS encoding ABC transporter ATP-binding protein, which produces MATLELKNLNKTYSPKVVPVKDISLTVDDNEFLTLLGPSGCGKSTTLRMIAGLEEVTRGHIILGNENITFKRPGDRNMAMVFQSYALYPHMTVYDNLASGMKLKKVPHAKIKHRVAEVAEILGLEELLQRKPGQLSGGQRQRVAVGRALVRNAQVYLLDEPLSNLDALLRERVRADIKQIFAAQQVPVVYVTHDQTEAMTLSTKVAVLNNGYVQQLDSPARIYNHPANLFVAGFVGSPQMNLLTLPCRGHHAILGDLGDFQIPLPDIPTIPPQIVLGIRPEHVRIPQDGDTNIIKGRVFLVENLGMHNLVSVSIASQAEPLTVRALLPPDQNISNEEMMLTLPHENIHWFDVESGDSLVRKSE